One genomic window of Arachis stenosperma cultivar V10309 chromosome 10, arast.V10309.gnm1.PFL2, whole genome shotgun sequence includes the following:
- the LOC130958032 gene encoding LIM domain-containing protein WLIM2b-like, with product MSFIGTQQKCKACEKTVYPVDQLSADGTAYHKACFRCSHCKGTLKLSNYSSMEGVLYCKPHYEQLFKETGSFTKNFQSSAKLADKATPELTRSPSKAASMFSGTQEKCATCGKTAYPLEKVTVEGQAYHKSCFKCSHGGCPITPSNYAALEGILYCKHHFSQLFKEKGSYNHLVKSASIKRAATSVPDS from the exons ATGTCTTTCATTGGCACCCAGCAAAAGTGCAAGGCTTGTGAGAAAACTGTGTACCCTGTTGATCAGTTATCTGCTGATGGCACTGCATACCATAAAGCTTGTTTTAGATGCTCTCATTGCAAGGGAACTTTAaag CTGAGCAACTATTCATCAATGGAAGGTGTCCTATACTGTAAGCCTCATTACGAACAGCTCTTCAAGGAGACGGGCTCGTTCACCAAGAATTTCCAGTCAT CTGCTAAGTTAGCTGACAAGGCAACTCCCGAGCTG ACAAGGTCCCCTAGTAAAGCTGCTAGCATGTTTTCTGGGACACAAGAAAAGTGCGCTACATGTGGCAAAACTGCTTATCCGTTGGAAAAG GTAACAGTGGAAGGGCAGGCATATCACAAATCATGTTTCAAGTGTTCTCACGGCGGCTGTCCCATAACGCCGTCGAATTACGCAGCCCTCGAGGGCATTTTGTATTGCAAGCACCATTTCTCCCAGCTTTTTAAGGAGAAAGGCAGCTATAACCATCTTGTTAAGTCAGCATCGATCAAACGGGCAGCGACCTCTGTTCCAGATTCTTAA